The Nitrospira sp. KM1 genome includes a window with the following:
- a CDS encoding tetratricopeptide repeat protein produces MLLGACGTSPKPSTPAAVAPAQKASPAQRPLDAAAAYHFMMGYQAELAQDTDRALKEYQAALKTDPTSQSVKARLAGLYFSLGDMSNALRFAEEASEGMGQDTTSLIQMAGIFSGAGQGDRAIALLNKAIEQDPATADAYFAKGLLLLNLKRIPEAEDAMRAGLERAPDSAIGHYHFGRVLLEASKQEEAMASFERSIVVNPSFEPGYLALVSVYESRQERDRAITVLKKYLQTINPQNRDIRHHLIRLYVESKDYNGAMTELDAILADDPSDLDAQLRVALIYGEQKEYPKAIDRLQQILKVRPAELKIRDYLGYLYEESKDTKKAIETYTFNVQLEPTFVDGHIHLGVLYYRLKQFPEAIEHLNRAIALNPKQPESHIVLGLTYLQKEQYEKSAEAFEEGIKNNPKSADLHFNLGTAYDKLNRFDDVVRSMEAAIKLDPHHADALNYLGYSYAERGVKIDQAISLTKQAVALKPENGYYVDSLGWAFFKSGLLSEALTEIKRAVALVGDDPVIYEHLGDIYAKQQKFHDAREAWLHALELDPANTKLMDRFREQGMSDPVSEDRIQQAKRRVSGQIQHQSQ; encoded by the coding sequence ATGCTACTCGGTGCCTGCGGCACGTCACCCAAACCCTCGACTCCGGCCGCTGTGGCACCTGCTCAGAAAGCGTCGCCGGCACAGCGCCCGCTCGATGCGGCGGCTGCCTATCATTTCATGATGGGATATCAGGCTGAGTTGGCTCAGGATACGGACCGAGCCTTGAAAGAATATCAGGCGGCGCTGAAAACCGATCCCACGTCTCAATCGGTCAAGGCTCGACTCGCCGGACTCTATTTTTCGTTGGGGGACATGTCGAACGCGCTGCGCTTTGCTGAAGAAGCCTCTGAGGGGATGGGGCAGGATACGACTTCTCTCATCCAAATGGCCGGAATCTTCTCTGGGGCCGGACAGGGGGATCGAGCCATCGCTCTGCTGAACAAAGCGATTGAACAGGATCCGGCGACGGCAGATGCGTACTTTGCGAAAGGACTCCTCCTCCTGAATCTCAAACGCATTCCCGAAGCGGAAGACGCGATGCGAGCAGGTCTTGAAAGAGCTCCGGATTCGGCCATCGGACACTATCACTTTGGGCGAGTTTTGCTCGAGGCATCGAAGCAGGAAGAGGCCATGGCAAGCTTCGAGCGATCCATTGTCGTGAATCCATCATTTGAACCAGGATATCTGGCCCTCGTTTCAGTCTACGAATCCAGACAGGAACGCGACCGGGCCATCACGGTGTTAAAGAAGTATCTGCAGACCATCAATCCGCAGAACCGAGATATCAGGCACCATCTCATCCGTCTCTATGTCGAAAGCAAGGACTATAACGGAGCAATGACCGAGCTGGATGCCATATTGGCCGATGATCCATCCGATCTCGATGCGCAGCTTCGGGTGGCGTTGATTTATGGCGAGCAGAAGGAGTATCCCAAAGCCATTGACCGGCTCCAGCAAATCCTGAAGGTTCGCCCGGCAGAACTTAAGATTCGAGACTATCTCGGTTACCTGTATGAGGAGTCAAAAGATACAAAGAAGGCCATTGAAACGTATACATTCAACGTGCAACTCGAACCGACTTTTGTGGATGGCCATATTCATCTTGGAGTGCTGTATTACCGGCTCAAGCAGTTTCCAGAGGCCATCGAGCATCTGAATCGTGCGATTGCCTTGAATCCAAAACAGCCGGAGTCGCATATAGTCTTGGGATTGACCTATCTGCAAAAGGAACAGTACGAAAAATCAGCCGAGGCATTTGAAGAGGGCATAAAAAATAATCCCAAGAGCGCCGATTTACATTTCAATTTGGGGACAGCGTACGACAAGCTGAATCGGTTTGACGATGTCGTTCGTTCGATGGAAGCGGCGATCAAGCTCGACCCTCACCATGCTGATGCGCTGAATTACCTTGGATATAGCTATGCGGAGCGCGGTGTGAAAATTGACCAGGCGATTTCGCTGACCAAGCAGGCGGTTGCCCTGAAGCCTGAAAATGGCTATTACGTGGATAGCCTCGGGTGGGCTTTTTTCAAATCCGGTTTGCTCAGTGAAGCATTAACGGAGATCAAGCGGGCTGTTGCGCTTGTCGGTGATGATCCAGTCATCTATGAACATCTCGGCGATATATATGCCAAGCAACAGAAGTTCCATGATGCCCGTGAGGCATGGTTGCATGCGCTTGAGCTCGATCCAGCCAATACTAAACTGATGGATCGCTTTCGCGAACAAGGGATGAGTGATCCAGTGAGTGAAGACCGTATCCAACAAGCTAAGCGTCGCGTATCGGGCCAGATACAACATCAGTCTCAGTAG
- the dnaB gene encoding replicative DNA helicase → MKSMPNVDLSQPKLPPQNLEAEQSVLGAVLLDNQAMAKAMELISEENFYRTAHKKIYHAMVELSESGEVIDQITLTERLKSLGELEVVGGAAYLAELVQIVPSSANIRYHSKIVRDKALLRELIHTSTEVLTRGYEGTAPIDELLDYAERSVFSIAQGKLDRSFSPINHIIKESLDLVDKLSKRKEHVTGVPTGFYDLDDITAGLQPSDLVVIAGRPSMGKTSLVLGMAAHAALHAGTSVGIFSLEMSKPQIVLRMLSSEARVDSHALRTGKLQKEDWWRLAEAAGRLEQAPIYIDDTGGITVQQMRGKARRLKAERGLDLLIVDYLQLMQGRSDAESRQQEISDISRSLKALAKELNVPVVALSQLSRAVEARKPPIPMLADLRESGAIEQDADVVMFIYREEVYDQNSERKGIADILVSKHRNGPIGKKELFFHDRFAKFESLADREVV, encoded by the coding sequence ATGAAGTCGATGCCGAACGTCGATTTGTCCCAGCCGAAACTGCCGCCACAAAATCTGGAAGCCGAGCAATCGGTATTGGGCGCCGTCTTGCTCGATAATCAGGCCATGGCCAAGGCCATGGAGTTGATTTCCGAGGAAAACTTTTACCGCACGGCGCACAAGAAAATTTATCATGCTATGGTCGAGCTGTCGGAATCCGGGGAGGTGATCGATCAGATCACGTTGACCGAGCGGCTCAAATCACTGGGAGAATTGGAAGTGGTCGGCGGGGCGGCGTATTTGGCCGAACTTGTCCAGATCGTTCCGAGCTCCGCCAATATCCGCTATCACAGCAAGATCGTACGGGATAAAGCACTGCTCCGCGAATTGATCCACACCTCGACGGAGGTTCTCACGCGCGGCTATGAGGGAACGGCTCCGATCGATGAGCTGTTGGACTATGCCGAGCGTTCCGTCTTCAGCATCGCGCAGGGAAAGCTCGATCGATCCTTCAGCCCGATCAATCACATCATCAAGGAAAGTCTCGATCTGGTTGACAAGCTTTCAAAGCGGAAGGAGCACGTCACCGGTGTGCCGACTGGATTCTACGATCTCGATGACATTACGGCCGGGCTGCAACCCTCCGATCTCGTGGTCATTGCCGGTCGCCCAAGCATGGGCAAAACCAGCCTCGTATTAGGCATGGCCGCTCACGCCGCCCTGCATGCGGGCACGTCCGTCGGTATCTTCAGCCTGGAAATGTCGAAACCTCAGATTGTGCTCCGCATGCTGAGTTCAGAGGCGCGCGTAGACTCGCACGCACTTCGAACCGGGAAGTTGCAAAAAGAGGACTGGTGGCGTCTGGCTGAAGCGGCCGGCCGGCTGGAGCAGGCTCCTATTTATATAGATGATACAGGCGGGATTACGGTCCAGCAGATGCGGGGAAAAGCGCGTCGGCTGAAAGCCGAGCGAGGGTTGGATCTGTTGATCGTCGATTATCTCCAATTGATGCAGGGGCGCAGCGATGCTGAATCACGCCAGCAAGAAATTTCCGATATTTCGCGTTCACTCAAGGCGCTGGCGAAGGAACTGAATGTCCCGGTCGTGGCGCTCTCACAGTTAAGTAGAGCCGTCGAAGCGCGGAAGCCGCCTATTCCAATGCTGGCGGATCTCCGAGAAAGCGGAGCCATCGAGCAAGACGCTGACGTCGTGATGTTTATCTATCGAGAGGAGGTATACGATCAAAATTCAGAACGCAAAGGCATTGCCGATATTCTCGTCAGCAAACATCGTAACGGTCCGATTGGAAAGAAAGAGCTATTTTTCCATGACCGATTTGCGAAATTTGAGAGCCTGGCCGATCGCGAAGTCGTTTGA